In a genomic window of Glycine max cultivar Williams 82 chromosome 13, Glycine_max_v4.0, whole genome shotgun sequence:
- the LOC100816296 gene encoding receptor-like serine/threonine-protein kinase ALE2 isoform X5, producing MGVVLALMLQLCIIAFAVTAQEFKGSIISPSPAFLPVVPPGEETLGPIYHGEGSKAPNLPSDGDGFVISPSPANLHVYHSPSSPAVPNGPFYKPPKTFPPSTTAPSPQKIKDIEPSKSPSPSTIALSPPYAVVPLPSAVQGNKPPPVKTSPPQREAPTVRPPFSTPTAPAPVAISSDRSPKISPVSQPIEHGHLTPDVDNRNANNSHLAESFSPAPVAVNLPKESPVSQPPEHASLPPIVHQRNANMGHNLKPVSPASVAIPPTTYKITSMDSEPTTQHGSIPPNVHKRNSNKGHTSETVSPEPVASPPWKVENSPPETHPIVPTITPSTLTAPVTSPPSAFPLKPPLVHPIVPVASPSKLPAPVSSPTPLRSFNWKKGGAPVVAPLSRNPKPLPAVIHSPAQAPVAQKARQLHHAPEPLISSPKSSSNKEYHYPPLSPTSSFYKHPHTREIIGSPSPASSSMVSPPTSKHQEAAIPPLLPPRSGQRHHVSPPINSSSSVSPFSSPIHSNTGQVSPAPSPSIKFASHPTGSTIFPPKVAPSESSSKRPKMPLLPQVQVLPPPPPNEDCISTVCTEPYTNSPPGEPCRCVWPMRVGLRLSVSLYTFFPLVSELASEIATGVFMKQSQVRIMGANAADQQPEKTVVLIDLVPLGEEFDNTTAFFTSDRFWHKMVIIKAFYFGDYDVLYVSYPGLPPSPPLPPSSLNMFNGGPYSTDGNNGRTIKPIGVDILKRQQKVGLSRGIISTIAVSVSLAVVLCAAAAWVMFKFRDHVSQSASTPRQLSPPSLTKEPGTAGSLRGAGAGVGSVSTSFRSSIAAYTGSAKTFSTNDIKKATDDFHASRILGEGGFGLVYSGILEDGTKVAVKVLKREDHHGDREFLAEVEMLSRLHHRNLVKLIGICIENSFRSLVYELVPNGSVESYLHGVDRGNSPLDWGARMKIALGAARGLAYLHEDSSPRVIHRDFKSSNILLEDDFTPKVSDFGLARTATDEENKHISTRVMGTFGYVAPEYAMTGHLLVKSDVYSYGVVLLELLTGRKPVDMSQAPGQENLVAWARPLLTSKEGCEAMIDQSLGTDVPFDSVAKVAAIASMCVQPEVSNRPFMSEVVQALKLVCSECDEAKEESGSSSFSLEDLSVDLALGISTVSGQLSDNFQSQLSGTNFDSGVDIERGLAASEIFSSSARFGRAESGSFRRNSYSGPLRTGRSRQLWQIIRSLSSGSVSEHGTMLKL from the exons ATGGGGGTGGTTTTGGCCTTGATGCTGCAGCTCTGCATCATTGCCTTTGCTGTGACAGCTCAAGAGTTCAAAG GGTCCATCATATCTCCATCTCCAGCATTTCTTCCAGTCGTTCCTCCTGGTGAAGAAACACTTGGTCCTATTTATCATGGAGAGGGAAGCAAAGCACCAAACCTGCCATCAGATGGAGATG GGTTTGTTATATCCCCATCTCCGGCTAACTTACATGTGTATCATTCCCCTAGCTCTCCAGCAGTACCAAATG GACCATTCTATAAGCCTCCAAAGACATTTCCACCTTCTACAACAGCTCCATCCCCTCAGAAGATTAAAGACATTGAACCATCCAAATCTCCAAGTCCGAGCACCATAGCATTATCACCACCATATGCGGTTGTTCCCTTGCCATCAGCAGTTCAAGGGAACAAGCCACCACCTGTTAAAACAAGTCCACCTCAAAGGGAAGCGCCTACTGTTAGGCCTCCTTTCTCTACACCAACTGCTCCAG CTCCAGTTGCAATATCTTCTGACAGATCACCAAAAATTTCACCAGTCAGCCAACCAATTGAACATGGACATTTGACACCTGATGTGGATAATAGGAATGCAAATAACAGTCACCTTGCAGAGTCATTTTCACCAG CCCCTGTAGCAGTTAATTTGCCAAAAGAGTCACCAGTCAGCCAGCCTCCTGAACATGCAAGTTTGCCGCCAATTGTCCATCAAAGGAATGCAAATATGGGTCACAACTTGAAGCCTGTTTCACCAG CCTCAGTTGCTATACCTCCCACAACTTACAAAATAACATCAATGGACAGTGAACCAACGACACAGCATGGAAGCATTCCACCTAATGTTcataaaagaaattcaaataaaggTCACACTTCTGAGACAGTTTCACCAG AACCTGTTGCATCCCCACCATGGAAAGTGGAAAATAGCCCACCAGAGACCCACCCAATTGTCCCAACAATAACTCCATCCACATTAACTG CACCAGTTACATCACCTCCAAGTGCATTTCCATTAAAACCACCATTGGTCCATCCGATTGTTCCAGTAGCATCTCCATCAAAATTACCAG CACCTGTTTCCTCTCCCACTCCTTTGAGAAGCTTCAATTGGAAGAAGGGTGGAGCACCAGTTGTTGCACCTTTGTCCAGAAATCCAAAGCCACTTCCAGCTGTAATACACTCCCCTGCTCAAG ctCCTGTAGCACAAAAAGCAAGGCAATTACATCATGCCCCTGAGCCATTGATTTCATCTCCTAAATCTTCTTCCAATAAAGAATATCATTATCCTCCATTGTCACCTACATCCTCATTTTATAAACATCCTCATACAAGGGAGATAATTGGCAGCCCTTCTCCTGCATCATCATCTATGGTTTCTCCTCCCACTTCAAAACACCAAG AAGCAGCAATTCCTCCCTTATTGCCACCAAGAAGTGGACAAAGACATCATGTTTCACCACCAATCAACTCAA GTTCTTCAGTTTCCCCATTCTCTTCCCCTATTCATTCAAATACGGGTCAAGTTTCACCTGCTCCTTCTCCATCAATCAAATTTGCATCTCACCCAACTGGAA GCACCATTTTTCCTCCTAAAGTAGCTCCATCTGAGTCTTCTTCAAAGAGACCTAAGATGCCACTCTTGCCTCAAGTTCAAGTGCTGCCACCGCCGCCTCCTAATGAAG ATTGTATATCAACTGTCTGCACAGAACCTTATACAAATTCTCCGCCTGGAGAACCTTGCAGATGTGTCTGGCCGATGCGTGTTGGTCTTCGCCTTAGTGTTTCTCTTTATACCTTCTTCCCTTTGGTTTCAGAACTAGCTTCTGAAATTGCCACTGGGgttttcatgaaacaaagtcaAGTTCGCATTATGGGAGCAAATGCAGCAGACCAACAACCTGAGAAAACTGTTGTCCTTATTGATTTGGTGCCACTTGGGGAAGAGTTTGATAATACTACAGCCTTTTTTACTTCTGACAGATTCTGGCACAAAATGGTTATTATAAAAGCTTTCTACTTTGGAGACTATGACGTGTTATATGTGAGTTATCCag gtttacctccttctcctcctttaCCTCCTTCAAGCCTTAACATGTTCAATGGAGGTCCATATTCCACTGATGGCAATAATGGAAGGACGATAAAGCCCATTGGGGTCGACATACTGAAGAGACAGCAAAAAGTTGGACTTAGCAGAGGCATAATTTCCACTATTGCTGTTTCTGTTTCTTTAGCAGTTGTTTTATGTGCTGCTGCTGCCTGGGTCATGTTCAAGTTCAGAGATCATGTTAGTCAGTCAGCATCAACCCCACGGCAGCTTTCACCACCTTCTCTTACCAAAGAACCAG GTACTGCAGGATCACTTAGAGGTGCGGGTGCAGGAGTTGGTTCTGTTTCCACATCATTTCGATCTAGCATTGCTGCTTATACAGGATCTGCTAAGACTTTCAGTACGAATGACATCAAGAAAGCTACTGATGATTTCCATGCTTCAAGAATACTTGGAGAGGGCGGTTTTGGCCTTGTTTACAGTGGTATCCTTGAAGATGGGACCAAAGTGGCAGTCAAGGTTCTAAAGAGGGAGGACCATCATGGTGATCGTGAATTCTTAGCTGAAGTTGAGATGCTTAGTCGTCTTCACCATAGAAATTTGGTCAAGTTAATTGGTATATGTATTGAAAACAGCTTCCGCAGCCTTGTTTATGAACTTGTTCCAAATGGAAGCGTGGAATCCTATTTACATG GGGTTGACAGGGGAAACAGCCCACTTGATTGGGGTGCCCGGATGAAGATAGCACTTGGTGCAGCTCGTGGCCTAGCTTACCTGCATGAAGATTCAAGTCCCCGTGTTATACATAGGGacttcaagtctagcaacataTTGTTGGAAGATGATTTTACACCAAAAGTATCTGATTTTGGACTGGCCCGAACAGCAACGGATGAGGAAAACAAGCACATATCAACACGTGTCATGGGAACTTTTGG TTATGTGGCGCCGGAGTATGCAATGACTGGGCATCTTCTTGTTAAGAGTGATGTTTACAGCTATGGTGTTGTTCTTCTTGAGCTTTTGACTGGAAGAAAACCTGTAGACATGTCACAAGCTCCTGGTCAAGAGAATCTTGTCGCTTGGGCTCGTCCACTTCTCACAAGTAAAGAAGGATGTGAAGCAATGATAGACCAATCTCTAGGCACTGATGTGCCCTTTGACAGTGTAGCTAAAGTTGCAGCCATTGCTTCAATGTGTGTGCAACCAGAGGTATCAAACCGTCCTTTCATGAGTGAGGTTGTGCAGGCTTTAAAACTTGTATGTAGTGAATGTGATgaagcaaaagaagaatcaGGTTCAAGCAGTTTTAGCCTGGAGGATTTATCTGTTGATTTAGCTCTAGGAATAAGCACTGTTTCTGGTCAGCTATCAGATAATTTCCAAAGCCAATTATCAGGTACTAACTTTGATTCTGGAGTTGATATTGAAAGAGGCTTGGCAGCATCAGAAATTTTCAGTTCATCAGCAAGATTTGGCAGGGCGGAGTCTGGATCATTTAGAAGAAACTCTTATTCAGGTCCGCTGAGAACCGGAAGAAGCCGGCAGTTGTGGCAGATAATTAGGAGTCTTTCTAGTGGCAGTGTCAGTGAACACGGAACTATGTTAAAGTTATGA
- the LOC100816296 gene encoding receptor-like serine/threonine-protein kinase ALE2 isoform X6 gives MGVVLALMLQLCIIAFAVTAQEFKGSIISPSPAFLPVVPPGEETLGPIYHGEGSKAPNLPSDGDGFVISPSPANLHVYHSPSSPAVPNGPFYKPPKTFPPSTTAPSPQKIKDIEPSKSPSPSTIALSPPYAVVPLPSAVQGNKPPPVKTSPPQREAPTVRPPFSTPTAPAPVAISSDRSPKISPVSQPIEHGHLTPDVDNRNANNSHLAESFSPAPGAVPSANLPKNSSASQPTENGTFPPKEGTNNGHGLEPISPAPVAVNLPKESPVSQPPEHASLPPIVHQRNANMGHNLKPVSPEPVASPPWKVENSPPETHPIVPTITPSTLTAPVTSPPSAFPLKPPLVHPIVPVASPSKLPAPVSSPTPLRSFNWKKGGAPVVAPLSRNPKPLPAVIHSPAQAPVAQKARQLHHAPEPLISSPKSSSNKEYHYPPLSPTSSFYKHPHTREIIGSPSPASSSMVSPPTSKHQEAAIPPLLPPRSGQRHHVSPPINSSSSVSPFSSPIHSNTGQVSPAPSPSIKFASHPTGSTIFPPKVAPSESSSKRPKMPLLPQVQVLPPPPPNEDCISTVCTEPYTNSPPGEPCRCVWPMRVGLRLSVSLYTFFPLVSELASEIATGVFMKQSQVRIMGANAADQQPEKTVVLIDLVPLGEEFDNTTAFFTSDRFWHKMVIIKAFYFGDYDVLYVSYPGLPPSPPLPPSSLNMFNGGPYSTDGNNGRTIKPIGVDILKRQQKVGLSRGIISTIAVSVSLAVVLCAAAAWVMFKFRDHVSQSASTPRQLSPPSLTKEPGTAGSLRGAGAGVGSVSTSFRSSIAAYTGSAKTFSTNDIKKATDDFHASRILGEGGFGLVYSGILEDGTKVAVKVLKREDHHGDREFLAEVEMLSRLHHRNLVKLIGICIENSFRSLVYELVPNGSVESYLHGVDRGNSPLDWGARMKIALGAARGLAYLHEDSSPRVIHRDFKSSNILLEDDFTPKVSDFGLARTATDEENKHISTRVMGTFGYVAPEYAMTGHLLVKSDVYSYGVVLLELLTGRKPVDMSQAPGQENLVAWARPLLTSKEGCEAMIDQSLGTDVPFDSVAKVAAIASMCVQPEVSNRPFMSEVVQALKLVCSECDEAKEESGSSSFSLEDLSVDLALGISTVSGQLSDNFQSQLSGTNFDSGVDIERGLAASEIFSSSARFGRAESGSFRRNSYSGPLRTGRSRQLWQIIRSLSSGSVSEHGTMLKL, from the exons ATGGGGGTGGTTTTGGCCTTGATGCTGCAGCTCTGCATCATTGCCTTTGCTGTGACAGCTCAAGAGTTCAAAG GGTCCATCATATCTCCATCTCCAGCATTTCTTCCAGTCGTTCCTCCTGGTGAAGAAACACTTGGTCCTATTTATCATGGAGAGGGAAGCAAAGCACCAAACCTGCCATCAGATGGAGATG GGTTTGTTATATCCCCATCTCCGGCTAACTTACATGTGTATCATTCCCCTAGCTCTCCAGCAGTACCAAATG GACCATTCTATAAGCCTCCAAAGACATTTCCACCTTCTACAACAGCTCCATCCCCTCAGAAGATTAAAGACATTGAACCATCCAAATCTCCAAGTCCGAGCACCATAGCATTATCACCACCATATGCGGTTGTTCCCTTGCCATCAGCAGTTCAAGGGAACAAGCCACCACCTGTTAAAACAAGTCCACCTCAAAGGGAAGCGCCTACTGTTAGGCCTCCTTTCTCTACACCAACTGCTCCAG CTCCAGTTGCAATATCTTCTGACAGATCACCAAAAATTTCACCAGTCAGCCAACCAATTGAACATGGACATTTGACACCTGATGTGGATAATAGGAATGCAAATAACAGTCACCTTGCAGAGTCATTTTCACCAG CACCAGGTGCAGTACCTTCTGCTAATTTGCCCAAAAATTCATCAGCCAGCCAACCAACTGAAAATGGAACTTTTCCTCCCAAAGAGGGTACAAATAATGGTCATGGCCTGGAACCAATTTCACCAG CCCCTGTAGCAGTTAATTTGCCAAAAGAGTCACCAGTCAGCCAGCCTCCTGAACATGCAAGTTTGCCGCCAATTGTCCATCAAAGGAATGCAAATATGGGTCACAACTTGAAGCCTGTTTCACCAG AACCTGTTGCATCCCCACCATGGAAAGTGGAAAATAGCCCACCAGAGACCCACCCAATTGTCCCAACAATAACTCCATCCACATTAACTG CACCAGTTACATCACCTCCAAGTGCATTTCCATTAAAACCACCATTGGTCCATCCGATTGTTCCAGTAGCATCTCCATCAAAATTACCAG CACCTGTTTCCTCTCCCACTCCTTTGAGAAGCTTCAATTGGAAGAAGGGTGGAGCACCAGTTGTTGCACCTTTGTCCAGAAATCCAAAGCCACTTCCAGCTGTAATACACTCCCCTGCTCAAG ctCCTGTAGCACAAAAAGCAAGGCAATTACATCATGCCCCTGAGCCATTGATTTCATCTCCTAAATCTTCTTCCAATAAAGAATATCATTATCCTCCATTGTCACCTACATCCTCATTTTATAAACATCCTCATACAAGGGAGATAATTGGCAGCCCTTCTCCTGCATCATCATCTATGGTTTCTCCTCCCACTTCAAAACACCAAG AAGCAGCAATTCCTCCCTTATTGCCACCAAGAAGTGGACAAAGACATCATGTTTCACCACCAATCAACTCAA GTTCTTCAGTTTCCCCATTCTCTTCCCCTATTCATTCAAATACGGGTCAAGTTTCACCTGCTCCTTCTCCATCAATCAAATTTGCATCTCACCCAACTGGAA GCACCATTTTTCCTCCTAAAGTAGCTCCATCTGAGTCTTCTTCAAAGAGACCTAAGATGCCACTCTTGCCTCAAGTTCAAGTGCTGCCACCGCCGCCTCCTAATGAAG ATTGTATATCAACTGTCTGCACAGAACCTTATACAAATTCTCCGCCTGGAGAACCTTGCAGATGTGTCTGGCCGATGCGTGTTGGTCTTCGCCTTAGTGTTTCTCTTTATACCTTCTTCCCTTTGGTTTCAGAACTAGCTTCTGAAATTGCCACTGGGgttttcatgaaacaaagtcaAGTTCGCATTATGGGAGCAAATGCAGCAGACCAACAACCTGAGAAAACTGTTGTCCTTATTGATTTGGTGCCACTTGGGGAAGAGTTTGATAATACTACAGCCTTTTTTACTTCTGACAGATTCTGGCACAAAATGGTTATTATAAAAGCTTTCTACTTTGGAGACTATGACGTGTTATATGTGAGTTATCCag gtttacctccttctcctcctttaCCTCCTTCAAGCCTTAACATGTTCAATGGAGGTCCATATTCCACTGATGGCAATAATGGAAGGACGATAAAGCCCATTGGGGTCGACATACTGAAGAGACAGCAAAAAGTTGGACTTAGCAGAGGCATAATTTCCACTATTGCTGTTTCTGTTTCTTTAGCAGTTGTTTTATGTGCTGCTGCTGCCTGGGTCATGTTCAAGTTCAGAGATCATGTTAGTCAGTCAGCATCAACCCCACGGCAGCTTTCACCACCTTCTCTTACCAAAGAACCAG GTACTGCAGGATCACTTAGAGGTGCGGGTGCAGGAGTTGGTTCTGTTTCCACATCATTTCGATCTAGCATTGCTGCTTATACAGGATCTGCTAAGACTTTCAGTACGAATGACATCAAGAAAGCTACTGATGATTTCCATGCTTCAAGAATACTTGGAGAGGGCGGTTTTGGCCTTGTTTACAGTGGTATCCTTGAAGATGGGACCAAAGTGGCAGTCAAGGTTCTAAAGAGGGAGGACCATCATGGTGATCGTGAATTCTTAGCTGAAGTTGAGATGCTTAGTCGTCTTCACCATAGAAATTTGGTCAAGTTAATTGGTATATGTATTGAAAACAGCTTCCGCAGCCTTGTTTATGAACTTGTTCCAAATGGAAGCGTGGAATCCTATTTACATG GGGTTGACAGGGGAAACAGCCCACTTGATTGGGGTGCCCGGATGAAGATAGCACTTGGTGCAGCTCGTGGCCTAGCTTACCTGCATGAAGATTCAAGTCCCCGTGTTATACATAGGGacttcaagtctagcaacataTTGTTGGAAGATGATTTTACACCAAAAGTATCTGATTTTGGACTGGCCCGAACAGCAACGGATGAGGAAAACAAGCACATATCAACACGTGTCATGGGAACTTTTGG TTATGTGGCGCCGGAGTATGCAATGACTGGGCATCTTCTTGTTAAGAGTGATGTTTACAGCTATGGTGTTGTTCTTCTTGAGCTTTTGACTGGAAGAAAACCTGTAGACATGTCACAAGCTCCTGGTCAAGAGAATCTTGTCGCTTGGGCTCGTCCACTTCTCACAAGTAAAGAAGGATGTGAAGCAATGATAGACCAATCTCTAGGCACTGATGTGCCCTTTGACAGTGTAGCTAAAGTTGCAGCCATTGCTTCAATGTGTGTGCAACCAGAGGTATCAAACCGTCCTTTCATGAGTGAGGTTGTGCAGGCTTTAAAACTTGTATGTAGTGAATGTGATgaagcaaaagaagaatcaGGTTCAAGCAGTTTTAGCCTGGAGGATTTATCTGTTGATTTAGCTCTAGGAATAAGCACTGTTTCTGGTCAGCTATCAGATAATTTCCAAAGCCAATTATCAGGTACTAACTTTGATTCTGGAGTTGATATTGAAAGAGGCTTGGCAGCATCAGAAATTTTCAGTTCATCAGCAAGATTTGGCAGGGCGGAGTCTGGATCATTTAGAAGAAACTCTTATTCAGGTCCGCTGAGAACCGGAAGAAGCCGGCAGTTGTGGCAGATAATTAGGAGTCTTTCTAGTGGCAGTGTCAGTGAACACGGAACTATGTTAAAGTTATGA